The Coffea arabica cultivar ET-39 chromosome 2c, Coffea Arabica ET-39 HiFi, whole genome shotgun sequence genome includes the window CTTCTCTCAGGATCAACAGGTTAGTTTCCTTTCTTAAATTCTCTCTTTTAAGTTAATTTGAATCAGAagctcttttgtttttttttgttggcggttgggaggggggggggggtggggaagAGTTGAATTGGCGTAACGGTCCCAATCCACATGCAAAGTACGCAGGTTTTTCCATATTGTGTTgatacttttaaaatttttttcctgtttttgggttttaagTTCTTGATGGTGGACGTCCATGATGTTATCAGGTATATGATATGTATGCCAAAGAAATTAAAATGTTAAAGGAAGAAGTAAGGAACATGCTATTGGCAACAGAAAACACAATAACAGAGAAATTGAGTTTGATAGACATCGTACAACGACTTGGTATCTCATACCATTATGGAGCAGAGATTGCAAACCTAGTAGAGAAGACATTCAAAGTATATGCCAATACTAAAGAGTATCCAGATGATTTACTCTCTGTTGCACTTCATTTTCGACTGTTCAGACAACATGGTTTTAATATTTCTGAGAGtaagttcctttttttttttttttttaatgcatgACAAGTtaactttaattttttaagcTTTTTGAAATTTGATTCTTACCATATAATTTGTGAGTAGGTATTTTTTACCAATTTGTGGAAACTGATGGGAAATTCAAGGAATCACTAAGTACTGACATAAAAGGTTTGTTGAGCCTGTATGAAGCTGCTCAAGTGAGGACACATAAAGATATCATTTTAGAAGAAGCTCTTGCTTTTGCAGAAGCTAATCTAAAACATGTGGCCTCATATACAAGTCATAGCCTTGCAAAACAAGTCAACTATACCCTTAAGCAGGCGCTCCACAAGTGCATCCCAAGAATAGAGGCTCGCCATTATATCTCTGTCTATGAGGAAGATGAATGTAGGAATCATTTACTTCTCAAGTTCGCCAAATTGGACTATAACTTGTTACAAATGTTGTACAAACAAGAACTTTCAGAGATCATAAGGTATGTACTTTTCTCTAGGACTTGAGGCTAGAGCACGAACAGAGAGTTTCTTAATTAGTTTTTCCAGTCAAAGTACTTTTTTTTAACCCTTTCACACCCAATTGTCAATCTCAGAATTCGATCCTTGAATCTACAATAAGGAGAACTCTAAAAGCCTCTCCTGACAACTAGACCAACAAAAGTGCTTTCTTAATTAGTTGCATAACTCAAGGATGCAAATATGTATTTATGCTAATTGCAGTATGGATGAGAGATATAGGGATGTAGACAAGTCTAATCAAATCAAAAGCcctaatatataaatttttttaattatttgaacGGACTGGAAATTTTGTCCATGTTTTGCTTGTTTATCTATTGAGCTAAACTCAAGTGAGTTCTCATTGAATCGATCTACAATTGACCTCGAGTAGTTTGAATTTTTTACTTGTATAATCTAATTTTATACTAATCGAGCCAAACTTGAATCAAGTTTGAGAGTTTATTAAACACAAAATatgttcaaattttgaattaattaattagagaaCCAAGCTCAATCGAGCACTTATCAAACCACACCTAGGTTCGAATATCAAATTATTTGGCTCATCTTTCAATCCCATCAGAGAATCCTTGTTATGTTCTCCCATCAAGCATTGCATTTGTTCAAGATCTAGTTTCTTGGCAAATGCCACAATTTATGATCCAAATGAACTTACACCGACATCAGTGacggagccaggattttttctttgggggggccaaaattttttcgaacaaaattatttaaatatgttatgttcaaaataattttcatctatttaaatatatggcatcttaaaatatcaaatattaactttaattataaagatatgtctatttcataaatatgtagcatagtcataactaaaattaagacaagaaataacctttgattaaatatcttataacatcacaaatCACCTAAGttgcacattatgagaagatgctccaatatgtcgcttgagcaaaaacaaaaatataactatgcaatataaatataactattttcaattaaaaagagataaaaattATGTTAACATGTCTTGAAATTTCATCCTCTTTTATTAAACGTAAATTGAGCTTTACgttctttcatagaactaaattcatctataaTTGAATCAATGGTAAATTTTCGAACAACTTCCTTTTTTTATGTACATtgttagacaatcattcaagaaattatcttttatcttgttttggagttttgttttgattatcttcataattgaaaatgtccaTTCTATAGACTATAGAACGAAGCCAGGATTTTTTCTTTGGGaggggggccaaaatttttttgaacaaaattatcttaatatattatattcaaaataattttcatcgatttaaatatatgacatcttaaaatatcaaatattaaatttaattataaaggtatgtctatttcataaatatgtagcatagtcataacaaaaattagaacaagaaataacctttgattaaatatcttataacattACAAACTATCCAAATTgtacattatgagaagatgaTCCAATACGTCACttgtgcaaaaacaaaaatataactatgcaatataaatataactattttcaattaaaaaaaagataaaagttatgttcgCACACCTTGAAATTTCAACCTCTTTTCTTAAAAGTAAATTGAGCTTTACATTATTTCATATaactaaattcatctataaTTGAATCAGTACTAAATTTTTGAACAACTTCCCTTTTTTATGTATATTGTTAGACAATCATTCACGAAATTATGTTTTATCTTGTTTTGCagttttgttttgattatatttataattgaaaatgtcTGTTCTATAATTGTAGTTGATACATGAAGAGTGAAAACAAATATAATCAATCTATCAACAACATGATAGATCACTCAATTTCTTGTCTTCACCAAGCCTTCAAGtaattatttgtatatttgtatatgggtcaacaagaggatagatcactaattttaattttttttatcaattaggctaagttgtatatttgtatatggactaataaagtaattatttttattttagcccATTCATAATTATGAATTGAgtcttttattataatatatcaaattgggtcaatttactatggcttatgaaattatatatttaattttttgaatgttaaataattagcacaataaaaaataaataacttttttgaagaaaaaattatatCAAAGGTGGCTAattcatacacacacacacacacatatatatataaactctcataatataaactaaaattgtaaaaaattaggaGGGGCCAACTTtgtcttatacatatatttacatactatgaattaaaaatttcaaaaccatGGCCCCCCTCAGCCCCCCTTGGCTCCATCATTGCCGACATGTCATACTCAAatcttgagaaattttttttttcattgtttttgtgAAACTTGAAATGTGCAGCCCAACTTGGGCACATGTGCATGATCTGTTAAGAAATTGCCTAGCACCCAATCATACCTTTCATGCTACACCTAATAACTAAGACAAAACATGACAGACTTATATGTCATTATAATACAGACGTATTGATCGCCTattgcaaaataattttttttcaacagtagtccgaaaaagaaaataattgcaTCACCATATTCTTTTTTAGAGGGAACATGGAGATTCATGAACATTTAGTAAGGTATTTTTATATATGCATTCTTGATTCACGTGACAGGTGGGGAAATGAGTCAGAAATTGTATCAAAACTTCCTTATTCAAGAGCACGACTTGTTGAAAGCTACTTTTACGGTTTAGGAATGTTTTTTGAGCCTCAACATTCTCTCGGCCGAATCATCTCAGCAAAGACTACTGCCCTGCTTACAGCGATCGATGACACGTATGATTCCTATGGCACTCTCGATGAGCTAATAACCTTCACTGATGCAATTGAAAGGTATGCCTATTGATTAAACTAAGCCATGAACTTTGAATCCTCTGCCAAACTTGAACACATGCGGCATAAGTTTTGCAGAAATTAATTTTCTTCTGGTTTCAGGTGGGATGCTAAAGAAATTGATCGATTATCAATCTGCATGAGAACATCTTACTTGGCCCTTTTAAATGTCAGTGATGGTGTTGATAATGAGTTAACTGCACAACAAAGGTCTTATGCATCCGACAAGTATAAAGATGAAGTACGGTACCACATTTGTTCGGCATACATTTATATGTTTCTGTTTTGACTTAGTTTTTCCTTTGAGCTCTGCTGTGTTCGAAAGTCATGATAATTTTATACCTCATCAAATCTTGGCCATTAATCGAACTACTATATAAACGTGCGATTATCTTCAATCGGTATATAGGGCGCCGTTCAAGTGCTTAACTTCTATAAACAAAATAGCACTTCAGTATCAGTTGTCTCAAGAATGCCAGAGATTTTATATGAATTAAGTTTTACGCACTGTTAATGTAGAGATTCTTTACACTAACTAATAGGTATGGATGCATGCAATCCATACAAAGAGTGAATTTCAGAATTAAAATTAGATTACACAGCATGCATTTATACCCACCCATGCATACAGTGATAGTGCATAAAAATTTATCCTATATATGTGTGCGTATATATATTATTGAAAAGTAACTTTTGTCACATATCATGCATCCTTTAATAAGTTTCGCCTGTATAATAATTTAGCTAAATCGTGCTGCAAGTTGATTATATAAACCTAATACATTCTTGGAACATTGGTTTCAACTAGTGGAAACAATATGCAAGGAGTAGCTACATTGAGGCACTGTGGTTTATCCCAAGAGAATTGCCAGCATTTCCTGATTACTTGAGCAATGGATTGGTCACGAGCTTATGCTATCTCCTAATACCAACGGCATTACTTGCAATGGAATGTGCCACCGAGGACGTGTATGATTGGCTATCAAACTATCCtaaaattcttgtttctttagCAAAAATATGCCGATTGACCAATGACATCGGGTCTTATGAGGTATGACTATGCTCTGCCTCTGAAGTTGTTAGTCAATTAATGTTAAATTAAATTACAAAATCTTCTGGAGGAAAAGCGCAGTTGTGATTTGGTATAGTTGTGCCTGGTTGATTTACTTTATGTGTGCTATTATACTTCTTACAAAATTCAGTGTATATAAATTGAATTCAACCATGAGTAAAAAGGTAATATAAATACACGCCGAACATGTAAACAATACAATAATCACATAGAACCTCACTTTCTCACTTCTTACATCTTTGAAAGAACTCTTCCTTGACGtggaatgattttttttttttttttttttttttttttttgtgaataagGTGAGAACTATGTTACCCGTCATTATAAGAATAAAAAAGATGGTTAAAAAAGGATAAATTACATATAACCCCCTGTGGTTTCATCTATTGCGAATGACTCCTctaacatttcaaaatatccacTTCACCCTCATGATTTTATGTAAAGTAGAAATTTGATGGAAAATAACTTATAGAATGTCGTTAGTTAAAACACTAATGGTGCCCTTATTTAAATACTAAATCAATCAATAGTTTAACCACCTTGTATAAAAGTATAGAGAGATTACAtagataaatacaaaaatcacaGAGTAAAGTAGATATTTATACAAACCATAAGAAGGTTATATGGATATTAAGATTTTATTATATGTGCTTTTAAAGCTCATTTGGTATAAACGTCTTAATCAATGGTGCATTCCATCTACTTTCCAATTTACATAAAACTATAAGGGGTTATGTCATTATTTTAAAACCTTAGAGAGGTCATCTGGCATTGTGTAACACGGGAGGTAATAagtaatttacccttaaaaaaatgTTGAACTGGAGAATACCAATTTCCCCTAATTTGGAGGAGGGATGAGTTGGATGGTTCAGGaggagggagtgtaagtgagaaatttgaaatttgagcaCTCTCACGTatgtataaaagaaaaaaaaattccccccaATTTGGTTATGTATATAGTACTGTAGATTAACTTCTCAAAACTGCTCTTTTTGCATTTCAAGCGTGAGAAACAATACAGAGGCACTGGAATCGAGTGCTATATGAAGCATTACAATGTGTCTGAGCTAGAAGCAAAGAAGAAGTTTGCGGATATTGCAGAGGACGCTTGGAAAGACATCAATGAGGAATTTCTTAAGCTCAGTACAACTATTCCAACGGAAATTCTCGAGCGATTTCTTAACCTAGCAAGAATTGTGAATGTTTTCTACAAGCAGGGAGTGGATGGTTTCACTAATCCACACAATGTTGTGGAGCCTCATATTATAGATTTGCTTAGGGATCCAATTAATTTTTGAGTATGAATATTTGAATTAGCGCTATTTGCAGGGAACCTATCAATCAAATATGATGTCTAAATTGCATGTTATGTGATCGGTTATCTATTTTAGCTTCATTTTTTGATTGAATGATGACTGTCAGAATGCCAAAAGTTAAGTCATGTCTACAATACaaaattccctttttcttttctatccttttCTTTGCCCATATTTCAAAATCttcaactctttgatttcctTCCAAAGTAAAATGGTTGAGTTCTAACAACTGTGTCAAACTAACATCTACACAGCATAAAATGCCAAAGAACTAATGTTTTCCCTAATAGACATTTGATTAGTTATTCATAAATCACCTGCTAGAAATTAGACACCCACTAAATCAGTAATCTACTATAACTAATAAACGATTGATAAAAATAAACCAAACCTCTTTAAAATTTGTTAGTGCCCTATCTGTATTTGGATAGATTGGGAGTCCATTAGTGATACGAATTTTCCTAGGATGAGAGAAATCCGCAATCCCATACGAAAACTCCAGTTCATAAGAAGACATGTTTGGACAaaatttggatggaatttggGTAGGTCGGCCACAAGTTGTGTGAATACCAAATTGATATAGCACTCAATTCACTCAAGATCACACTCAAGAACACACTCAAAGTGAAAGACAAGAGTATCCACTCTAACTTGTAGAAAACCTCAAAGGTTCAATGCCATACAATCATTCAACTAAATAACTATGTTCCATACAAtgttatttaaaagaaaatctaGACTAAACCTTATGGACCGGACCCTCATAACTAAACAAATTTGACTCAATAATTAGCCCATTAATCTCAAAGATTTAACACACATTGGCCTTTCTTAttgactaaaaaaaactaaataaacAATGTATTTTAAAATCAAAGAATAATTACTAAAACGGATAAAATAGGAAAAGCCCTAAAAATCACAAACAAATCCACGGAATCGGCGGACTAGCAAATGGCTACTCTGGTGTGCCCCACGTCTTATCTTACACACAAGTCTTCTTGACACAATTTCTTTGTGTTCAGGCACGGGACACGCCTGTGGCTTATAGTGCAAAGTCTTCTGCCCCCCTCCTTGGACAAACTTTGCAACTAATTTTACTCACTTCGCATCCATATCATTCCCCATCTCTTCAAGAAGATTTTTCCTCAAATCTTTGACCTTTACTCGCTCAAAATAGTTGTGACCACCTTGCTCAAAATCCCTATAAAGTACccataaaaaatgaaacaaaggaTAAGTTAATAGGTTAGTAAGACATATTGAACCCTCCAATGGCAGCCCAATCAACAAacgattaaattttttttgcccACTCATTTCTTTCTCCTTTAGCTTGGCTTCACTCTCCTATTTTATCCTTAACAACTCCTCTTCATATTGCCACTTTAAATACAACTGGTCGTCATGCACTTGTTGCGGAGTAAGTGGGGTAAGTGCAATCTTCCTACCCTTATGTTTGGAAGAATAGCTATTCGAAAGTCTGCTATAATAAACTCTCTTATCAAACTGCCAAGGTCTTCCAAGTAGAATATGGCTTGCGTGCATAGAAACTACATCATACAATAACTCATTCTCATACTTCCTAATGCAGAAAGCCACTGGAACttgttttgtaatttttctGCCTACATAGGTGGTAAACCAATGTATGGTGTATGGGCTCCAATGATCAATTGTTGGTAGTGCAAGCTTACCCACCAAGATTGTACTGACAAAGTTCATACAACTCCCACCATCAACAATTAAACTGCACACCTTATCCCTAACACAACACCTAGTGTAGAAGATATTGATGCGTTGTCTCTGGTCCACTTCCACTTTGACTTCCGCATTTAAAGCTCGATTAGTCACCAAGGTAAGCACTCCAGGTGTATGTTCTTCCCCATCAGACTGATTCTCAATCAAAGGAGGTTTCTCTTCAATCTCCTTCTCATTTGCAAACTCAATTTGTCCATTTGCATTAATCGCCATAGCTCATTTGTTTGGGCACCGGAGAGTTTTGTGACCACGTCCCTGGTACTTATAATATTGGATATCCTAGTTTCGAATAATAGAAACTGGAGTGTTGCTTGAGACTTTAGGCAATTTCACCTTAGATTTTGAAGATACTCTATCTTCCCTTGGCACACCTTTTGCAGTGAAAGGTGCAAAAAATGAGTTGGGCTTGTAGCCATCCCTTCTCTTCCACTGTCTCTCAATTTTGATAGCTTTTTGCACCATCTTCTCCAACTCCATGTAATACTGCAATTCAACTACATCTGCAATGTCTAGATTCAACCCCTTCAAGAATCTAGTCATTGTAGCCTCCAAATCCTCTATCACATTTGCCCTCATCATCGCCTTCTCCATCTCTTTTTGGTAATCTTTGACAGTTAGATCACCCTACACCAAATTTTGCAGCTTCTAATGGAGGCCTCTGTGGTAATAAATAGGGATGAATCACTTTCTCATTAATGCTTTGAACTTCTGCCAAGTGCTAACAAATCCCTTAGCCATCCTTCTTCTACTGATATAGTTGGTCCCACCAAGTGATTGCATAGTTTGAAAACTCCACCATGGCCAACTTAGCTTTTTGCACTTCAGTGTAGTTATAACAGTTGAAAACAAGCTCCATCCCACACTCCCATTCTAGGTAAAGTTTTGAGGTCAAATTTCCTTGTAAAGAAGGGATATTAGACTTCACTCCCATCACGTAGCATCATCAACTCGATGGTACCTTCTAGGCAGTCTCCTAAACTCAACTTCAGATTCATCTACTTCTTCAGTAGTGGAGTATTCCTCCTCTAAATTCCAACGTCTTGCTTTTTCATGCTTGGAAGTGTGTCTCTCACATTTGGATAGATGCTCCTGAGAAATCTCAACCCGATCTAGGCATTCATGGATGGATTCCATTTCAGTCCACATCAATCACCTCATCTCTCATTTCACAACCTTCATGATGAACTTTAAGTCAACAGGATGAGAATCTAAATCTTCCTTGCTAGACATGATTTCCTGCAAGATAGGtcaaaaataatatttcacACACTCAACCTCATGTGTATACCCTCAGCCACTCATGTTTGCACTCACTTTTATGGTCTCACACTCATTTAATGCCTTGGTGTCTTGAATTCACTTAAAATTTGGTTCTCCAAGGATTTGAGGAATATACCAACCAAGAAACACCTCATTTATGGCCTAGAAAATCAAAGAATAAGGctgaaaatttgaaaagcaaTACAACAAGGAAATTTCAAGAACTAATGATGGGAATTTTCTAAAAAAGGAGGTGATTTAAAGCTTGAAATTTCAGACTTCAATTTCCTAATTAGATTAGGAATTAGACATCTAAAGATTGCTGGAAAAATAAGGTTATGTTTCCTAATTTGATTTGGAAACAATTAAAAAGAGAAATATTTATATGATTAGGattaggaaagaaaaaaaaagcagtcACAAAATTGCAAGATTTGACTAGGATTAGGATTCACAGAAATAAAGCAACAAacaaacattttttttcaaatgagtATTAACTCTggatgaacagtacgatgaacagtaatacAAGAATAGTAATCACTACAGTACTTTTATCTTAATCAACGAGGGAAGGTAGATATAAAATTAACACAATCACAACAATGAAGAACACAAGAAACAATGaggaaacacacaagaaaaacACGAATGGAAgatttaaaaccctaaaagtaGATAAACTCTAATTCACAATTCTTTTTAAAACGATTAGGGTTTAGTagtagaagaaaaggaaaacaagaaattaataAGGATATAACCTATCATCTTGAGTcaaaactctgataccaacttaTACGAATTCCCCAAGGATAAGAGAAATTCGCAATCCCACAGGTTCATAAAGAGATAGGTTTGGACGAAATTTAGATGGAATTTGGGTAGGCTAACCTCAATTTGGGTGAATATCAAATtgatatgagagtcaattcactcaaGATCATGCTTAAAGTGAATCAAGATTAGAAAGACAAGAGTCTCCACTTACTTGTAGAAAACCTCATATGCTCAATATCATAAAATCACTCAATTGAATAACCGTGTTCCATACAACATTATTTAAAAGAGTTAACTTCTAGATTAAACCCTATGGACCGGACCCTAATGTCCAAACAAACTTGACTCAATAATTGGCCCATTAAACTCAAAGGCTTAACACAC containing:
- the LOC140003720 gene encoding viridiflorene synthase-like isoform X1 produces the protein MVPTEAAVPLQNQSEILRPLPDFPDDIWSDHFDFFSQDQQVYDMYAKEIKMLKEEVRNMLLATENTITEKLSLIDIVQRLGISYHYGAEIANLVEKTFKVYANTKEYPDDLLSVALHFRLFRQHGFNISESIFYQFVETDGKFKESLSTDIKGLLSLYEAAQVRTHKDIILEEALAFAEANLKHVASYTSHSLAKQVNYTLKQALHKCIPRIEARHYISVYEEDECRNHLLLKFAKLDYNLLQMLYKQELSEIIRWGNESEIVSKLPYSRARLVESYFYGLGMFFEPQHSLGRIISAKTTALLTAIDDTYDSYGTLDELITFTDAIERWDAKEIDRLSICMRTSYLALLNVSDGVDNELTAQQRSYASDKYKDEWKQYARSSYIEALWFIPRELPAFPDYLSNGLVTSLCYLLIPTALLAMECATEDVYDWLSNYPKILVSLAKICRLTNDIGSYEREKQYRGTGIECYMKHYNVSELEAKKKFADIAEDAWKDINEEFLKLSTTIPTEILERFLNLARIVNVFYKQGVDGFTNPHNVVEPHIIDLLRDPINF
- the LOC140003720 gene encoding viridiflorene synthase-like isoform X2, yielding MYAKEIKMLKEEVRNMLLATENTITEKLSLIDIVQRLGISYHYGAEIANLVEKTFKVYANTKEYPDDLLSVALHFRLFRQHGFNISESIFYQFVETDGKFKESLSTDIKGLLSLYEAAQVRTHKDIILEEALAFAEANLKHVASYTSHSLAKQVNYTLKQALHKCIPRIEARHYISVYEEDECRNHLLLKFAKLDYNLLQMLYKQELSEIIRWGNESEIVSKLPYSRARLVESYFYGLGMFFEPQHSLGRIISAKTTALLTAIDDTYDSYGTLDELITFTDAIERWDAKEIDRLSICMRTSYLALLNVSDGVDNELTAQQRSYASDKYKDEWKQYARSSYIEALWFIPRELPAFPDYLSNGLVTSLCYLLIPTALLAMECATEDVYDWLSNYPKILVSLAKICRLTNDIGSYEREKQYRGTGIECYMKHYNVSELEAKKKFADIAEDAWKDINEEFLKLSTTIPTEILERFLNLARIVNVFYKQGVDGFTNPHNVVEPHIIDLLRDPINF